Proteins from a single region of Procambarus clarkii isolate CNS0578487 chromosome 62, FALCON_Pclarkii_2.0, whole genome shotgun sequence:
- the LOC123766397 gene encoding uncharacterized protein, with protein sequence MPRNSPLVALCLLTVCASLGSASILSMLTPAIERAASYGYYILGYDQPAYQYGSGEIDIPHVKEPIWNGHIPVGDFLSPLLSALGGGKGSHGYGYDDRIVRGYENRLGLRVAVPYLGDFQVTREIGPGRFLDKLGPGEYPYPGLKSAVSHSTSYGGGYGGGGYEDSKPPESGSYIPDNTAVYQGMKNYPWYRR encoded by the exons ATGCCTCGCAACTCGCCTCTCGTCGCTCTGTGCCTCCTGACAGTCTGTGCTTCACTAG GATCCGCCTCCATCCTGAGCATGTTGACCCCCGCTATAGAGAGAGCTGCCTCCTACGGCTACTACATCCTAGGCTACGACCAGCCAGCCTACCAGTACGGCAGCGGAGAGATAGACATCCCTCATGTCAAAG AGCCCATCTGGAACGGTCACATCCCGGTGGGGGACTTTCTCTCGCCGCTGTTGTCTGCTCTGGGCGGCGGTAAAGGCAGCCACGGATATGGTTACGATGACCGCATCGTCAGAG GTTACGAGAACCGTCTGGGACTCCGGGTGGCCGTGCCGTACCTGGGGGACTTTCAAGTGACCCGCGAGATCGGTCCGGGTAGGTTCCTGGACAAGCTGGGACCCGGCGAGTATCCATACCCAGGA CTCAAGTCGGCAGTGTCACACAGCACAAGTTATGGAGGAGGCTACGGGGGAGGAGGCTACGAGGACAGCAAGCCCCCAGAGTCCGGCTCCTACATCCCAGACAATACAGCTGTGTACCAAGGCATGAAGAACTACCCCTGGTACAGGAGGTAG